Proteins co-encoded in one Kribbella qitaiheensis genomic window:
- a CDS encoding DUF2613 family protein, producing the protein MGTLIGAAIAVLAGMAVATTAVVGVVQTVKDDPAVPPGQTNGQADVPLVNYGDK; encoded by the coding sequence ATGGGAACACTGATCGGTGCGGCTATCGCCGTGCTCGCCGGTATGGCCGTCGCCACTACCGCCGTCGTGGGGGTCGTGCAAACGGTCAAGGACGACCCGGCGGTGCCGCCAGGCCAGACCAACGGACAGGCGGACGTCCCGCTCGTCAACTACGGCGACAAGTAA
- a CDS encoding glycosyltransferase family 4 protein, whose protein sequence is MNWRDTTNPEGGGSERYVEEVARGLAVLGWSVTVLCAAYPGSPREARRDDVRYLYRGSKVTVYLRGLLHTLLSRPDRVVDVQNGLPFFTRLVRRTGIVVLVHHVHHEQWPVVYPGWQGRFGWWLESRVAPRLYGDCRYVTVSSASRDELLGLGVDAQRIDVVHNGTDPAPARQRPRAAVPTVVCVGRIVPHKQVEHAVDAIAEARSVLPDARLLIVGSGWWEDSLRSYVVERGLEDAVEFRGHVSEADKHAAYDEAWVLALPSLKEGWGLVVGEAAGHGVPTVAYRSAGGPTESVHDGESGVLVDTADEFKTTIIRLLQDDAARDKLALGATATAGNFTWPATVGAWDRVLTGSQTQEDRPATVLAGP, encoded by the coding sequence GTGAACTGGCGGGACACGACGAATCCGGAGGGCGGCGGTTCCGAGCGGTATGTGGAGGAGGTCGCGAGAGGCCTTGCGGTGCTGGGCTGGTCCGTCACCGTGCTCTGCGCGGCCTATCCGGGCAGTCCCCGGGAGGCCCGTCGGGACGACGTCCGGTACCTGTACCGCGGCAGCAAGGTGACCGTGTACCTCCGCGGTCTGCTGCACACCCTCCTTAGCCGCCCGGACCGGGTGGTGGACGTGCAGAACGGTCTCCCATTCTTTACCCGCCTCGTACGTCGTACCGGCATCGTCGTGCTCGTACACCACGTCCACCATGAGCAGTGGCCGGTCGTCTATCCGGGCTGGCAGGGGCGGTTCGGCTGGTGGCTCGAATCCCGCGTCGCGCCGAGGCTGTACGGCGACTGCCGCTATGTCACCGTCTCCTCGGCTTCGCGCGACGAACTGCTCGGGCTCGGGGTGGACGCTCAGCGGATCGACGTGGTCCACAACGGGACCGATCCAGCACCGGCCAGGCAGCGCCCGCGAGCCGCAGTACCGACCGTTGTCTGCGTCGGCCGGATCGTGCCGCACAAGCAGGTGGAGCACGCAGTCGACGCCATCGCCGAAGCACGGTCGGTGCTACCGGACGCGCGACTCCTCATCGTCGGCTCTGGTTGGTGGGAGGACTCACTGCGCTCGTACGTCGTCGAGCGCGGACTGGAGGACGCGGTGGAGTTCCGCGGGCACGTCAGCGAGGCCGACAAGCACGCGGCGTACGACGAGGCGTGGGTGCTCGCGCTGCCAAGTCTCAAGGAGGGCTGGGGTTTGGTGGTGGGCGAGGCCGCCGGGCACGGCGTACCGACTGTCGCCTACCGGAGCGCGGGCGGTCCTACCGAGTCCGTGCACGACGGCGAGTCGGGCGTTCTCGTCGACACCGCCGACGAGTTCAAGACCACGATCATCAGGCTGCTGCAGGACGACGCTGCTCGCGACAAGCTGGCTCTTGGAGCCACTGCGACAGCCGGCAACTTCACCTGGCCTGCAACGGTCGGCGCGTGGGACCGGGTGCTCACCGGGTCCCAGACGCAGGAAGACCGGCCAGCAACTGTGCTGGCCGGCCCCTGA
- a CDS encoding class I SAM-dependent methyltransferase: protein MSDAISSPSATASWTADVGRAVRLFRAFRTEQTDPDRFYGTLAEDSVGLVGAYADPRGATVLDVGGGLGYFAEAFHKAGSTYYLVDSDLDELNALGEPAAGTVLGSGMALPIGDEQIDICFSSNVLEHVADPWRMADEMVRVTKPGGTIFLSYTGWWGLHGGHETAPWHFLGGHRAARRYERRHGHAPKNRYGESLFPITVASGLRWARDCVDAKLVAAFPRYHPRWAYGVLAVPGLREFATWNLILVLRRR from the coding sequence GTGTCCGATGCGATTTCCAGCCCATCAGCGACCGCGAGCTGGACCGCGGACGTGGGTCGCGCGGTGCGGCTGTTCCGGGCGTTCCGCACTGAGCAGACGGACCCGGATCGCTTCTACGGAACACTTGCCGAGGACTCGGTCGGCCTGGTCGGCGCGTACGCCGATCCGCGGGGCGCCACCGTGCTCGATGTCGGCGGCGGGCTCGGGTACTTCGCGGAGGCGTTCCACAAGGCCGGCTCGACCTACTACCTGGTCGACTCGGACCTGGACGAGCTGAACGCGCTCGGCGAACCGGCAGCCGGGACCGTCCTCGGCAGTGGGATGGCACTGCCGATCGGCGACGAGCAGATCGACATCTGCTTCTCCTCGAACGTGCTGGAGCATGTGGCCGATCCCTGGCGGATGGCGGACGAGATGGTCCGGGTCACGAAACCCGGCGGCACGATCTTCCTGTCGTACACAGGCTGGTGGGGCCTGCACGGCGGCCACGAGACCGCCCCCTGGCACTTCCTGGGCGGCCACCGCGCAGCCCGGCGCTACGAACGTCGCCACGGTCACGCACCGAAGAACAGGTACGGCGAATCGCTCTTCCCGATCACTGTCGCCAGCGGCCTGCGCTGGGCCCGCGACTGCGTCGACGCGAAGCTCGTGGCCGCGTTCCCGCGGTACCACCCGCGCTGGGCGTACGGCGTACTGGCCGTGCCCGGGTTACGGGAGTTCGCGACCTGGAACCTCATCCTCGTGCTCCGGCGCCGATGA
- a CDS encoding alpha-(1->3)-arabinofuranosyltransferase, which translates to MTSLKARSTQQVVWRARLVLGCLVIIALCFHQAPGKIVPDTKLDLTANPGGFLLRALHLWDPQGAFGQLQNQAYGYLLPMGPFHWLLDSASVPDWIIQRLWWSLVLCVAFLGVWKLSGALDCGAPWARFAAALLYALSPRFLGEVAIRSIEVWPIAMAPWVLLPLVTPRARSGWWRVGWSALAFGLVGGVNAVATGATLVLPAVWLVTRRWDRSTLKVTVGWLACVVAVAFWWLVPLMLLGRYSPPFLDWIENAAVTTKTASVFESFRGTSQWLNFLPTANGPSWPAGWLFVTQPALIITTVAIALLGLVGLGMSSLKHRGFLQLSLVVGLLLMTLGHDSSPLSPQLQGLLDGPLAAARNTHKFELVARLPLMLAAAHAMTRIAAWSRARGIHRRIVPLLAACLALAVGTPAIFAQLPTTEGYKAIPAHWRDAATWLDSQQTSGSVLVVPAASFADFTWGSTEDEPFQALLKRPMVVRDSLPLGSAGTTRWLDELERRLGSGVGDGTVRQALARAGVRYVLVRNDLRYDAQVNSLLAVHESLAEAGLQRVATFGPVVGSSIERPDLTLDEKSRLPFPSLEIFDVGDTAPARLVPQSQLVEVRGASEDVPSVLTALGGDREAVTSTDAKALAGKLPLVQTDGMQRREVDVGRPAENVSPVLTANDPGRLNRRTLGYVIDPTAPRTTRSWADGVVDVRASSSAADAGATMRTGPGNGPFAAVDGDPSTRWLSGRFGQSGGEWLELDFVSPRSVQNLKVQFSLAAPTTDPVRTLQIDTDSGSLTAVVGATGEPQAVPAPAGPTQRLRITVGVTDGKNPNGVAISEVSLPGLSPRSRLVVPGGLDREPDALVLRNQQIGRSGCLHAGGRPLCSAGFAKDSEEPTGMFRSIELPATASYQLTGTALPRDGAFLERLLAVPGAISATASSREVTAPEGRPGAAVDRDLGTGWVAALGDSRPSLTLKLPAARKLQGLQFLVDPFLAASRPAEVSVRINGGPAITLPVTARGYISFPDIQRRVRSLELTFTAKKDLFDIDSATGFARALPVGISEIRVLGADNFRRGPNLNGRTGSVCGFGPAVEVNGVRHATQLRATVGDVVQRREVTFTTCGKGSREVELPAGRATLDVFASKDFVPVGLRLTKVGMDNTAVTPTKQVDIWRPNPAELRLEVPAADEPSVLTVAQNYSDGWEAYDSSGRKLAPIRIGGWRQGWLLPSGPEQVVTARFLPDRNYRAGLLVGLFGLLSVAALAIFSRRRFRHSGHRMKESRRLGPWLATGLALLAGTFIAGWVGLAATAGAAVLAWYLRGRKPLLIGLTAGVVLVGGAIAAAQPWPDGDAGLTSGVVQASVLFGCALALLSRPTGDTS; encoded by the coding sequence ATGACGAGCCTGAAAGCGCGGAGTACGCAGCAGGTGGTCTGGCGGGCAAGGCTCGTGCTGGGCTGCCTGGTCATCATCGCGTTGTGCTTCCACCAGGCGCCGGGCAAGATCGTGCCGGACACCAAGCTGGACCTCACCGCCAATCCCGGCGGCTTCCTGCTGCGCGCCCTGCACCTGTGGGATCCACAGGGCGCCTTCGGCCAACTGCAGAATCAGGCCTACGGCTACCTCTTGCCGATGGGCCCGTTCCACTGGCTGCTGGACTCCGCGTCGGTGCCGGACTGGATCATCCAGCGGCTGTGGTGGTCACTGGTCCTGTGCGTCGCCTTCCTGGGCGTCTGGAAGCTGTCGGGCGCTTTGGACTGCGGTGCTCCTTGGGCCAGGTTCGCTGCCGCGCTGCTGTACGCGCTGAGTCCACGCTTCCTCGGTGAGGTGGCGATCCGGTCCATCGAGGTCTGGCCGATCGCGATGGCTCCCTGGGTACTACTGCCGTTGGTGACGCCCCGGGCGAGGTCAGGCTGGTGGCGGGTCGGCTGGTCGGCTCTTGCCTTCGGTCTCGTCGGTGGCGTGAACGCCGTGGCCACCGGCGCCACGCTGGTGTTGCCCGCGGTCTGGCTGGTCACGCGCCGGTGGGACCGGTCGACACTGAAGGTCACAGTGGGCTGGCTGGCCTGCGTAGTGGCCGTCGCGTTCTGGTGGCTGGTCCCGTTGATGCTGCTGGGCCGCTACAGTCCGCCGTTCCTCGACTGGATCGAGAACGCCGCCGTCACGACCAAGACAGCGAGCGTGTTCGAGTCGTTCCGGGGTACGTCGCAATGGCTGAACTTCCTGCCCACCGCCAACGGTCCGAGCTGGCCCGCGGGTTGGCTGTTCGTCACCCAGCCCGCCTTGATCATCACCACTGTCGCCATCGCTCTGCTCGGCCTGGTCGGGCTGGGGATGAGCTCGCTGAAGCACCGCGGCTTCCTACAGCTCTCCCTGGTCGTCGGCCTGCTGCTGATGACCCTCGGCCACGACAGCTCGCCCTTGTCGCCACAGCTGCAAGGTCTGCTGGACGGACCGCTGGCGGCAGCGCGGAACACACACAAGTTCGAGCTCGTCGCACGACTGCCGCTGATGCTGGCCGCGGCCCACGCCATGACCCGCATCGCCGCCTGGAGCAGGGCGCGCGGGATCCATCGCCGCATCGTGCCCTTGCTTGCGGCCTGCCTGGCCCTCGCTGTGGGCACCCCGGCGATCTTCGCGCAGCTGCCGACAACCGAGGGATACAAGGCGATCCCCGCGCACTGGCGGGACGCTGCCACCTGGCTGGACAGCCAGCAGACCAGCGGCAGCGTGCTTGTAGTACCGGCGGCTTCGTTCGCGGACTTCACCTGGGGCTCGACCGAGGACGAGCCCTTCCAGGCCCTGCTGAAACGACCCATGGTGGTGCGGGACTCGCTGCCACTCGGCTCAGCCGGTACTACGCGTTGGCTGGACGAGCTGGAACGCCGACTCGGCTCAGGGGTCGGCGACGGCACAGTGCGGCAGGCGCTCGCCCGGGCCGGGGTGAGGTATGTCCTGGTCCGCAACGACCTACGCTACGACGCGCAGGTCAACTCGCTCCTCGCGGTCCACGAGAGCCTGGCCGAAGCCGGCCTTCAACGGGTCGCGACCTTCGGCCCGGTGGTCGGCAGCAGTATCGAGCGGCCCGACCTGACTCTCGACGAGAAGTCGCGGCTGCCATTCCCGAGCCTGGAGATCTTCGACGTCGGCGACACCGCCCCGGCCAGGCTGGTGCCGCAGTCGCAACTGGTCGAGGTCCGGGGCGCCTCCGAGGACGTCCCGTCGGTCCTGACCGCGCTCGGTGGTGACCGCGAGGCTGTCACCAGCACGGACGCGAAGGCCCTGGCCGGCAAACTGCCGCTGGTCCAGACCGACGGCATGCAACGTCGCGAGGTGGACGTGGGCCGCCCGGCCGAGAACGTCTCACCCGTCCTGACCGCGAACGATCCGGGCCGCCTGAATCGCCGCACGCTCGGCTACGTCATCGACCCGACGGCACCCCGTACTACGCGCTCGTGGGCCGACGGCGTCGTCGACGTACGGGCCTCCTCGTCAGCCGCGGACGCGGGTGCGACGATGCGAACCGGCCCCGGCAACGGGCCGTTCGCGGCGGTGGACGGCGATCCGTCGACCCGCTGGCTGTCCGGCCGATTCGGTCAGAGCGGCGGCGAATGGCTCGAGCTGGACTTCGTCTCGCCGCGCTCCGTGCAGAACCTGAAGGTCCAGTTCTCGCTCGCGGCGCCGACGACCGATCCGGTCCGGACGCTGCAGATCGACACCGACAGCGGCTCGCTGACTGCCGTCGTCGGAGCGACCGGCGAACCGCAGGCAGTTCCGGCGCCGGCTGGGCCGACCCAGCGGCTGCGGATCACGGTCGGGGTGACCGACGGCAAGAACCCGAACGGCGTCGCGATCTCCGAGGTCTCCCTGCCCGGGCTGTCGCCGCGCAGCAGGCTCGTCGTACCGGGTGGGCTGGATCGGGAGCCGGACGCGCTGGTCCTGCGGAACCAGCAGATCGGCCGCTCGGGTTGTCTGCATGCCGGCGGCCGTCCGTTGTGCAGCGCCGGCTTCGCGAAGGACTCCGAGGAACCGACCGGGATGTTCCGCAGCATCGAGTTGCCCGCCACGGCGTCGTACCAGCTGACCGGGACCGCGTTGCCGAGGGACGGCGCGTTCCTCGAGCGGTTGCTGGCGGTCCCCGGCGCGATCAGCGCGACCGCCTCCTCCCGGGAGGTGACGGCGCCGGAAGGCAGGCCGGGGGCGGCGGTCGACCGCGACCTGGGCACCGGCTGGGTGGCCGCGCTGGGCGACTCGCGCCCGTCGTTGACCTTGAAGTTGCCAGCGGCAAGGAAACTGCAGGGGCTGCAGTTCCTCGTCGATCCGTTCTTGGCAGCGTCCAGGCCGGCGGAGGTGTCGGTCCGGATCAACGGTGGCCCGGCGATCACGCTGCCGGTGACCGCGCGGGGCTACATCAGCTTTCCGGACATTCAGCGGAGGGTCCGATCGCTCGAACTCACCTTCACGGCGAAGAAGGACCTGTTCGACATCGACTCCGCGACCGGGTTCGCGCGGGCGCTGCCGGTCGGCATCTCCGAGATCCGGGTGCTCGGCGCGGACAACTTCCGCCGGGGGCCGAACCTGAACGGCAGGACCGGGTCCGTTTGCGGGTTCGGTCCGGCGGTCGAGGTCAACGGCGTACGGCACGCCACGCAGCTGAGGGCGACTGTGGGAGACGTCGTGCAGCGGCGGGAGGTGACGTTCACGACTTGCGGTAAGGGCAGCCGGGAGGTTGAGCTGCCGGCCGGACGCGCCACGCTCGACGTCTTTGCCAGCAAGGACTTCGTGCCGGTCGGGCTGAGGCTCACGAAGGTCGGCATGGACAACACGGCCGTCACCCCGACGAAGCAGGTCGACATCTGGCGGCCGAACCCGGCCGAGCTGAGGCTCGAAGTGCCGGCCGCGGATGAGCCTTCGGTGCTGACGGTCGCGCAGAACTACAGCGACGGCTGGGAGGCGTACGACAGCTCCGGGCGCAAGCTGGCCCCGATCCGGATCGGCGGTTGGCGGCAGGGCTGGCTGCTGCCCTCCGGACCCGAGCAGGTCGTCACCGCACGCTTCCTGCCGGATCGGAACTATCGCGCGGGACTCCTGGTGGGACTGTTCGGGCTGCTGTCTGTCGCGGCGCTGGCGATCTTCTCGCGTCGCAGGTTCAGGCATTCAGGTCACCGGATGAAGGAAAGCCGTCGCCTCGGTCCGTGGCTCGCTACGGGCCTTGCTCTGCTCGCCGGAACGTTCATAGCCGGCTGGGTCGGCCTGGCTGCGACCGCTGGCGCCGCAGTACTGGCCTGGTATCTGCGGGGTCGTAAGCCGTTGCTGATCGGCTTGACGGCCGGCGTGGTCCTCGTAGGCGGTGCGATCGCCGCTGCTCAGCCCTGGCCGGACGGGGACGCGGGCCTGACCTCCGGAGTCGTCCAGGCATCGGTCTTGTTCGGCTGCGCGCTGGCCCTCTTGTCCAGGCCGACCGGCGACACGTCGTAG
- a CDS encoding acyltransferase family protein, protein MRRTRFPALDGLRAIGALAVVSTHVGFRSGDALTGPFAGILARMDIGVAIFFAISGFLLYRPHVVAWFEETEPPLFLPYLRNRALRIVPALWVAVLLAALLVPSSGPVTWVSYLQHATFTQIYLEGPSVEGLTQLWSLATEVAFYLVLPFLARFLTGYERPTRRAVRWRLAVLVCFTAFGPIWMAASSAAGHPRAGLWLPGYLGWFAVGMGLALWQVARSSGRLRSSALDTLTNIPATVWGVGIVLLLIATSPIAGAYNLDPASPGQAFVKSLLYTAIAACVVFPAISPTRRITAVLGGKVGHVAGDISYGVFAYHLVVLNVVAQVTGFPLFSGHFAVLFFVTVIISVGLAAASYYLMERPIMRRGRHDRNYDVSPVGLDKRASAQPNKTDAWTTPEVRPASPSGQG, encoded by the coding sequence ATGAGGCGGACCAGGTTCCCGGCTCTCGACGGTCTGCGCGCGATCGGCGCGCTGGCGGTCGTCAGCACCCACGTCGGCTTCCGGAGCGGGGACGCGCTGACCGGTCCGTTCGCGGGCATCCTGGCCCGGATGGACATCGGGGTCGCGATCTTCTTCGCGATCTCCGGCTTCCTGCTCTACCGTCCGCACGTCGTCGCGTGGTTCGAGGAGACCGAACCACCGCTGTTCCTGCCGTACCTGCGCAACCGCGCGCTGCGGATCGTGCCGGCGCTCTGGGTGGCGGTGCTGCTGGCCGCGCTACTGGTTCCGAGCAGCGGCCCGGTGACGTGGGTGTCGTACCTGCAGCACGCCACCTTCACCCAGATCTACCTGGAGGGGCCGAGCGTCGAAGGGTTGACCCAGCTGTGGAGCCTGGCGACCGAGGTGGCTTTCTACCTGGTGTTGCCGTTCCTGGCGAGGTTCCTGACCGGCTACGAGCGACCGACCCGTCGAGCGGTGCGCTGGCGCCTCGCCGTACTGGTTTGTTTCACGGCCTTCGGCCCGATCTGGATGGCCGCGTCCTCGGCGGCGGGCCACCCGCGCGCGGGTCTCTGGCTGCCCGGCTACCTCGGCTGGTTCGCGGTCGGGATGGGTCTCGCGTTGTGGCAGGTGGCTCGCAGCAGCGGGCGCTTGCGCTCTTCCGCCTTGGACACGCTCACCAATATCCCGGCCACGGTCTGGGGCGTCGGCATCGTCTTGCTGCTGATCGCCACCAGCCCGATCGCGGGAGCGTACAACCTGGACCCGGCGAGTCCGGGGCAGGCGTTCGTCAAGAGCCTGCTCTACACCGCGATCGCCGCTTGCGTGGTGTTTCCGGCGATCTCACCGACCCGCCGCATCACCGCGGTCCTGGGCGGCAAGGTGGGTCACGTCGCCGGTGACATCTCGTACGGCGTGTTCGCGTACCACCTCGTCGTCCTGAACGTCGTGGCGCAGGTCACCGGATTCCCGTTGTTCTCCGGGCATTTCGCGGTGCTGTTCTTCGTCACCGTGATCATCTCGGTGGGGCTTGCCGCGGCCAGCTACTACCTGATGGAGCGGCCGATCATGCGCCGCGGTCGGCACGACCGGAACTACGACGTGTCGCCGGTCGGCCTGGACAAGAGGGCCAGCGCGCAGCCGAACAAGACCGATGCCTGGACGACTCCGGAGGTCAGGCCCGCGTCCCCGTCCGGCCAGGGCTGA
- a CDS encoding DUF3068 domain-containing protein, with the protein MGNRSRALVIALGIFFIGIAALSKFYAYPTLSVAPADQVAHTLSTGPGATIFSVQDLAEKPGVDLWAKRTVRGDVAAADKISKALNRKVVVFDTAVVTDDEKDYVFPDDATQTDKLPLSFVQERVVLDAHTGESVRWNPADPGDNSGEYISNSLKTEDRLKPDQKSEFFKGHDGLVLKFPFGTEKKTYRFWDTTTRKAYPIQYKKETKLDGLSVYVFEQQVPKQDLPQAKPLEVPGKLVGELGKDSVVVQRTYQNTRTLWIEPITGAIIKGQEEQLATFAYNGEDKVTATKVLIHYDDDTVKKNVQGGKGAESKEGGYKSKAAQLHLIGFWVPLLSLIIGLLLIGLVVFLQLRPRSGAARPEES; encoded by the coding sequence GTGGGGAATCGCAGTCGTGCTCTGGTGATCGCACTGGGCATCTTCTTCATCGGCATTGCGGCTTTGTCCAAGTTCTACGCGTATCCGACGCTTTCGGTAGCACCCGCCGACCAGGTCGCGCACACCCTGTCGACCGGACCGGGCGCGACCATCTTCAGCGTGCAGGACCTGGCCGAGAAGCCGGGAGTCGACCTGTGGGCGAAGCGCACGGTCCGGGGGGACGTGGCGGCTGCCGACAAGATCAGCAAGGCACTGAACCGCAAGGTCGTCGTCTTCGACACCGCCGTGGTGACCGACGACGAGAAGGACTACGTCTTTCCGGACGACGCGACGCAGACCGACAAGCTGCCGCTGAGCTTCGTCCAGGAGCGGGTCGTGCTGGACGCGCACACCGGTGAGTCGGTGCGCTGGAACCCGGCCGACCCGGGCGACAACAGCGGTGAGTACATCAGCAACTCGCTGAAGACGGAGGACCGGCTGAAGCCGGATCAGAAGAGCGAGTTCTTCAAGGGCCACGACGGTCTGGTGCTGAAGTTCCCGTTCGGCACCGAGAAGAAGACGTACCGGTTCTGGGACACGACCACGCGCAAGGCGTATCCGATCCAGTACAAGAAGGAGACGAAGCTGGACGGCCTGTCCGTCTACGTCTTCGAGCAGCAGGTGCCGAAACAGGACCTGCCGCAGGCGAAGCCGCTCGAGGTGCCGGGCAAGCTCGTCGGCGAGCTGGGCAAGGACTCGGTCGTGGTGCAGCGCACCTACCAGAACACCCGGACCTTGTGGATCGAGCCGATCACCGGCGCGATCATCAAGGGCCAGGAGGAGCAGCTGGCCACCTTCGCCTACAACGGCGAGGACAAGGTCACCGCGACCAAGGTGCTGATCCACTACGACGACGACACCGTGAAGAAGAACGTTCAGGGTGGCAAGGGCGCGGAGTCCAAGGAGGGCGGCTACAAGTCGAAGGCCGCCCAGCTGCACCTGATCGGCTTCTGGGTTCCGCTGCTGTCGCTGATCATCGGACTGCTGCTGATCGGGCTCGTCGTCTTCCTGCAGTTGCGGCCGCGGTCGGGTGCTGCCCGGCCCGAGGAGTCCTAG
- a CDS encoding class I SAM-dependent methyltransferase has protein sequence MDYEVVAPQRVGLSEAETSRASRTYWDSAADEYLAEHGEFLGDDRFIWCPEGVDEEQAQLLGPVAGRRILEVGSGAAQCSRWLANQGADVYAFDISIEQLRVARQLDERTHTAVRTVAADAVRIPFADGTFDIVCSAFGALPFVADAEAALTEIARVLKPGGLLVYSVTHPIRWSMPDDPTPAGLWITLSYFDRTPYVEVDEAGTAIYAEHHRTTGDWIRAMTGAGLVVDDLLEPEWPAGHEQVWGGWGPERGRLIPGTAIWSAHKPY, from the coding sequence GTGGATTACGAAGTGGTGGCGCCGCAACGGGTCGGGTTGAGCGAGGCGGAGACTTCGCGGGCGAGCCGGACGTACTGGGACAGCGCGGCGGACGAGTACCTGGCCGAGCACGGCGAGTTCCTCGGCGACGACCGGTTCATCTGGTGCCCCGAGGGAGTCGACGAAGAGCAGGCCCAACTGCTCGGACCAGTGGCCGGCCGGAGGATTCTCGAGGTCGGGTCCGGCGCGGCCCAGTGTTCACGCTGGCTGGCCAACCAGGGCGCCGACGTCTACGCCTTCGACATCTCCATAGAGCAGCTCCGGGTCGCAAGACAACTCGACGAGCGGACGCACACCGCAGTACGGACTGTCGCCGCGGACGCGGTACGGATCCCCTTCGCCGATGGCACCTTCGACATCGTCTGCTCGGCCTTCGGCGCATTGCCGTTCGTCGCCGACGCGGAAGCGGCACTCACCGAGATCGCCAGAGTCCTGAAACCCGGCGGCCTGCTCGTGTACTCCGTCACGCACCCGATCCGCTGGAGCATGCCCGACGACCCGACCCCGGCCGGCTTGTGGATCACCCTGTCGTACTTCGACCGCACCCCGTACGTCGAGGTGGACGAAGCCGGTACTGCGATCTACGCCGAGCACCACCGCACCACCGGCGACTGGATCCGCGCGATGACAGGAGCCGGCCTCGTCGTCGACGACCTGCTCGAACCGGAATGGCCGGCCGGCCACGAGCAGGTCTGGGGCGGCTGGGGACCAGAACGCGGCCGGCTCATTCCCGGTACCGCGATCTGGTCGGCCCACAAACCGTACTAG
- a CDS encoding SRPBCC domain-containing protein, with the protein MTTTSTQPTKQPKAAKKMSPVRRRLLTALATFVVLLAGYCVFSIAHPTVLRSQLEVDATPDQVWKVLTDREAYPSWNPFIVSSTGDLEAGGTITNVLRDTTGQETTFTPELLKVDPGRELRWIGKVGFGGIFDGEHSFRIEPLPGGRARLIQQETFRGVAVPVMAGWLSSKIKPQFDAMNQALATRAAAAAQH; encoded by the coding sequence ATGACCACCACCTCGACGCAGCCCACCAAGCAACCAAAGGCCGCCAAGAAGATGAGCCCGGTACGCCGTCGCCTGCTCACCGCGCTCGCCACCTTCGTGGTGCTGCTAGCCGGGTACTGCGTCTTCTCGATCGCGCACCCGACCGTCCTGCGCAGCCAGCTCGAGGTGGACGCGACTCCCGACCAGGTCTGGAAGGTGCTCACCGACCGCGAGGCCTACCCCAGCTGGAATCCGTTCATCGTCTCCTCGACCGGCGACCTCGAGGCGGGCGGCACCATCACGAACGTCCTGCGCGACACCACCGGCCAGGAGACGACCTTCACCCCCGAGCTGCTGAAGGTCGACCCGGGCCGGGAACTGCGCTGGATCGGCAAGGTCGGCTTCGGCGGGATCTTCGACGGCGAGCACTCGTTCCGGATCGAGCCACTCCCCGGCGGACGGGCACGATTGATCCAGCAGGAGACCTTCCGCGGCGTCGCCGTCCCGGTGATGGCCGGCTGGCTCAGCAGTAAGATCAAGCCTCAGTTCGACGCCATGAACCAGGCCCTCGCCACTCGGGCCGCCGCAGCAGCTCAGCACTAG
- a CDS encoding TetR/AcrR family transcriptional regulator: MVGRGRPRDAGIEGRVLAAAAAEMRRGGYDALSIDRVAEQAGVAKTTLYRRWASKAELVVALIAGLREDVPFEPSDDPRRDLTELVTAIAANLTATPTSLIADLAAAAAREPRVGESVRALWAERHRSVTAVVAKAQEAGTVLDHVSPAVLVDQLVGPLYYRLLVTGEPLSPDYARMLISSVLGEEPS; the protein is encoded by the coding sequence ATGGTCGGGCGAGGTAGGCCGAGGGATGCGGGCATCGAAGGCAGGGTGCTGGCGGCAGCGGCAGCGGAGATGCGGCGCGGTGGGTACGACGCGTTGTCGATCGACCGCGTCGCAGAGCAGGCCGGGGTCGCGAAGACGACGCTGTACCGGCGCTGGGCCTCCAAAGCCGAACTGGTCGTCGCGCTGATCGCCGGTCTCCGCGAGGATGTGCCCTTCGAGCCCAGCGACGATCCGCGCCGCGACCTGACCGAGCTCGTCACCGCGATCGCCGCCAACCTCACCGCGACACCGACAAGCCTGATCGCGGATCTCGCGGCAGCGGCCGCCCGCGAACCACGGGTCGGCGAAAGCGTTCGCGCCCTCTGGGCCGAGCGCCACCGCTCGGTGACCGCCGTCGTCGCCAAAGCCCAAGAGGCCGGGACGGTGCTCGACCACGTCTCCCCCGCCGTCCTCGTCGACCAACTGGTCGGCCCCCTGTACTACCGCCTGCTCGTCACCGGCGAGCCGCTGTCCCCCGACTACGCGAGGATGCTCATCAGCAGCGTCCTCGGTGAGGAGCCATCATGA